The DNA region CGCGGATCTTGCGGACCAGCTCACCGGCCGCCTTGTCGACGTCCTCCAGGGCGAAGCAGCCCTCGGGCAGCGGCGGCAGCGGGTCGCCCTCGGGCAGACCCGAGTCCACGAAACCGAGCCACTCCTGCTTGACGCCGAGGATCTCGCGGGCCTCGTCCATCTCCTTCTTGCGTACCTCGTGGATGTGCTCCTCGACGTACTTGTCCCCCTGAAGCTTCGGATTGAGGATGGAGCCGCGCTCCCCGCCCGTGCAGGTCACGACCAGCACGTCCACCCCCTCGGAAACGTACTTCGCCATGGTGGCCGCGCCCTTCGACGACTCGTCGTCGGGGTGGGCGTGGACGGCCATCAGTCGCAGCTGGTCAGTCAAGACTCAATCCTCGTAAGTCGGCGCCCGGTGGGAAACGGCGCGATCGGCGCTTCTATAGTGACCGAATCGGGGGGCGAATAATTCCGGGCCCCGAACCCCGCCCGCCCGCCGCGGAGAGGACGATCATGAGTACGGTGCAGCTGCCCGAGGGCCGGTACGGCCGCTCCACGGACGGGCGCGCCGACCGCAGGCTCAGGATCATCGGTGCGGTGCTGGGGGCGGCCCTGCTCGCCCTGGTCGGTTACTTCGCCTACTACTACGTCGGCGGCAACAAGATCAGCGCCGAGATCATCACCTTCGACCTCTCGGACACCTCGGTGAAGGTGCACCTGGAGGTCCGCAAGGACGCGGACGCGAGCGGCTACTGCACGATCCGCTCACAGGCCGAGAGCGGTGCCGAGGTGGGCCGCGCGGACTTCCGCTTCGACCAGGACTCCACCCGCATCGACAAGGTCGTCACCCTCCGCACCACGGCCCCTGGCACGACCGCGGAACTCCTCGGCTGCCACGCGGACTGAGTCCCGTCGCGCGGCTGACGGATGTCACCCTGGACAACTGGCCGCTGACCTGCGTTGACGTATTACTGATGGCTTATGTCCTCCCCCTTTGGGCCGTGAATTGTTAGGCTCGTGGTTTCGCCCACCCGTGAAGGAACATTCTTCTGGGTAGGGCGATGCTTTGTATTCCCAGTACCTACGAGGAGCACCTGTGACCCAGACCAGCGAGAACGTCACCTGGCTGACCCAGGAGGCGTAC from Streptomyces sp. NBC_00258 includes:
- a CDS encoding DUF4307 domain-containing protein → MSTVQLPEGRYGRSTDGRADRRLRIIGAVLGAALLALVGYFAYYYVGGNKISAEIITFDLSDTSVKVHLEVRKDADASGYCTIRSQAESGAEVGRADFRFDQDSTRIDKVVTLRTTAPGTTAELLGCHAD